In Helianthus annuus cultivar XRQ/B chromosome 3, HanXRQr2.0-SUNRISE, whole genome shotgun sequence, a single window of DNA contains:
- the LOC110929351 gene encoding ankyrin repeat domain-containing protein 2B has product MSQQVNEKIPEAKATAATEETTDPAMKKSSTESSSADTPSGTAPAIPSMPGAGFPGNPFDFSSMAGLLNDPSVKELAEQIAKDPSFNQMAEQLQKTFQGGEGGIPQFDTQQYYTTMQQVMQNPQFMSMAERLGSALMQDPSMSQMLESLSNPAQKEQLEERMSRIKEDPSLKHILEEIETGGPTAMMKYWNDKDVLQKLGEAMGLPVTGDPTAFAGNSGDGEAEEVNEDESIVHQTASVGDVEGLKKALESGADKDEEDAEGRTALHFACGYGEVKCAQVLLEAGAKVDALDKNKNTALHYAAGYGRKECVALLLDNGAAVTLQNMDGKTPIEVAKLNNQNDVLKLLEKDAFL; this is encoded by the exons ATGTCGCAGCAG GTGAACGAGAAGATTCCCGAAGCCAAGGCTACGGCAGCCACAG AAGAAACAACTGATCCAGCTATGAAGAAGTCTTCCACTGAATCAAGCTCTGCAGATACTCCGTCTGGAACAGCACCTGCCATACCATCTATGCCAGGAGCTGGATTTCCTGGAAATCCCTTTGACTTCTCATCTATGGCTGGTCTACTTAAT GACCCAAGCGTGAAGGAATTAGCTGAACAAATAGCAAAAGATCCATCATTCAACCAAATGGCAGAGCAACTTCAGAAGACTTTTCAAGGTGGTGAAGGTGGTATCCCACAATTTGATACACAACAATACTATACCACCATGCAACAGGTTATGCAAAACCCTCAGTTTATGAGCATGGCTGAACGCCTTGGTAGTGCCTTGATGCAG GATCCGTCGATGTCTCAAATGCTCGAGAGTTTATCAAATCCAGCTCAAAAGGAACAACTTGAAGAACGGATGTCTCGTATCAAAGAAGATCCATCCTTGAAACATATTTTAGAAGAGATAGAAACTGGTGGCCCAACTGCAATGATGAA GTACTGGAATGACAAAGATGTTTTACAAAAGCTGGGTGAAGCAATGGGTCTCCCAGTTACGGGAGACCCTACTGCTTTTGCTGGAAATTCAGGAGATGGTGAAGCTGAAGAAGTGAATGAAGATGAGTCTATTGTTCATCAAACTGCTAGTGTTGGTGATGTGGAG GGTTTGAAGAAGGCATTAGAGTCTGGTGCTGAtaaagatgaagaagatgcaGAGGGAAGGACAGCATTGCATTTTGCATGTGGATATGGGGAG GTGAAATGTGCTCAAGTTCTTCTTGAGGCTGGAGCCAAGGTTGATGCCTTAGACAAGAACAAGAATACAGCCCTCCATTATGCTGCTGGTTATGGTAGGAAAGAGTGTGTTGCCCTTTTGCTTGATAATGGCGCTGCCGT AACACTACAAAACATGGACGGTAAGACACCTATTGAAGTTGCGAAATTGAATAACCAGAACG
- the LOC110931785 gene encoding uncharacterized protein LOC110931785, which translates to MDSPTSSSSIANYYYKNFLADEGDSTDEEVEQEAVTSACELAARYSKHCSEPQREILPREYIQQDRQAANDRLIKDYFAEEPTYPNPEVFRRRFRMSKRLFLRIVEDLENTYDYFKQKADAKKDLWVWSAYFGVAGSCNDLNVFKQSPLVEDYISGRAAKASFYANRNYYPHGYYLCDGIYPKYSIFVRTFRDPYNEKRAHFKKVQESSRKDIERCFGVLQQRWHYLRNPCRAWSKEKMRDAMYTCIIIHNMILEDEGKAIYQNYVPKDVQKYPQATMEERVKNAHELRSEVAHNELAFDLVEHAWSVRYIPNEGEQESDDEDDGNGESEDEN; encoded by the exons atggATTCCCCCACTTCCTCATCGTCCATTGCAAATTATTACTACAAAAATTTCTTAGCGGATGAGGGTGACTCGACCGATGAGGAGGtcgagcaagaggcggttacgagtgcGTGCGAACTAGCGGCTCGTTATTCTAAACATTGTAGCGAGCCTCAACGTGAGATTTTACCAAGAGAATATATTCAACAAGACCGACAAGCGGCAAACGACCGGTTGATTAAAGATTACTTCGCTGAAGAGCCTACTTACCCAAACCCCGAAGTTTTTAGGCGTCGTTTCCGGATGAGTAAACGTTTATTTCTACGCATCGTTGAAGACTTGGAAAACACGTatgattattttaaacaaaaggCTGATGCGAAAAAG GACCTTTGGGTATGGTCGGCTTACTTTGGTGTTGCAGGGTCATGCAATGATTTAAACGTTTTCAAGCAGTCTCCATTGGTAGAAGACTACATATCTGGCCGAGCTGCCAAAGCATCTTTTTATGCAAACAGGAACTACTACCCGCATGGATACTATTTATGCGATGGAATTTATCCGAAGTATTCAATTTTCGTGAGGACGTTCAGGGACCCGTACAATGAAAAAAGAGCTCactttaaaaaggttcaagagtcttcGCGGAAGGATattgagagatgctttggggttcttCAACAACGGTGGCAttatttgagaaatccttgtcgtgcTTGGAGCAAAgaaaaaatgagagatgctatgtacACTTGTATAATAATACATAATatgattttggaagacgaaggaaaAGCAATATACCAGAACTATGTACCGAAAGACGTTCAGAAGTATCCACAAGCAACAATGGAAGAAAGGGTGAAGAATGCACATGAATTGCGGTCTGAAGTGGCACATAATGAGTTAGCGTTTGATTTGGTAGAACACGCGTGGTCGGTTCGTTATATTCCAAACGAGGGTGAGCAAGAGTCAGATGACGAAGATGACGGGAATGGCGAAAGCGAAGAcgagaattaa